The Ursus arctos isolate Adak ecotype North America chromosome X, UrsArc2.0, whole genome shotgun sequence genome includes the window AGTAGACCCCAGCGGGATGGCCAGAAATTCCCCTGGGGGCTGGCAGGCCTGGGCCGGCAGATGGAGGAGCTGCAAGCGCTGGGGTCCCACAGAGCCCCGCCCCTGCTTTCAGCCCTCGGAAACCCCGGTGTCCCCGCCCCCGGATGCGGCTCACCCGACTTCCGTTCTGGGCGGGACCTCGACCACTGGGCGCGGCGGTTTGTCGGGAGGAGGCTGGTTTCCCGGGACTGGCCTAAAGTCAAGGTGAGGACCCTGAGTGGGAACTGAAGAGACTATCCCCCCCCCTCAAAACGAAGTTGGCCCGAACCTGCCCCTTCGGTCCGGCTCTGGgagttcccagcagcctggcGTGCCGAGCAATCCCATCGTGCTCGTTGCCACCTGGGCTGCCTCAGGGAGGCGAGGGCCTTGTCTAAAGGGCGCCGCTCCACTTCCGCTGGCGGCCCTCGAATGCCCTGGAGTAATTCGGGCTGAGATAACCCCTCGTTTTTGCCTAGGGGGTGATTCAAGTGGAGAGAGGCCTTTATCTAAAGGAGGCAGCCCCATGCGCGGAGGAGGAGTTTTGGCCTTAAAGCAGTGTAGGTAGGACCGTCAGTGCTCATAAGGGCCCCTCTCCTCAAAATAGGGAGCTGCACAGAACGGCACCCGGCTCTCTTATCTGGGAGTCCCCAGGTGAGGTACCCAGATGTGCAGCACAGTGACTTCTCTTCTAGCTACTCAGGGAGGTGAGGCCTTTGCTTTAAGGCTTGTAGACTCAGGTAGATGGAGGAATCCCAAATCCTACCTGGAGTCAAGGTCAAAGTCCTGAATGAGGTCTCAGGGAGCCACTGCTTCCAGAACAGTGGGGTTGAAGGGTCTGGCCCCTGCTGTTAGCAGGCATAGGCCCCAGTCAGCTCAGTCTGGCTGTCAACTCGGGTCCCAGAAATATGAGGATCTTTGTCTAAGGGTCATGGCCTCAGATCagcagagggcagagcccaagGAAGAATTTGGAGTCAAGCTGAAGATCCTGTGTAAGGAAATGGAGACCACTCTATACCCAATTGAATAAGTAGccgagggcacctgggtggctcagtctgttaagcgtctgctttccactcaggatatgatctcagggtcctgggatcaagttcctaatcaggctccctgctcagcaggtagtccgcttctccctgtctttctgcctcccccccccccaactcgtgttctcactcactctctctctctcaaataaataaataaataatctttaaagagaagaaaagaaagagtggcCCATGATGCCACCCCTGCTGTTAGTCCTGGGAGTGCTAGGATCTCTGACTTCCTCCATTAAGTTCTCAGGAGCCTGGCTGACCAAGAGCAAGAGCGCTGTTGGGTCCTAGAGCGGTGCCCTCATGGAAACCTGCAAAGGTGGCTTCTTAAAAGCCAAGGTGGTTTCTCCCTGCTGAGGTGCTCAAACTTTCATCTTCCCTTCTCCAGGTGCCAGCATCTCCCGCCTTCCTGCCCACTCTTGTGCCTGATGTCCCTGACCCAGTCATGCCTCGGGGCCAGAAGAGTAAGCTCCGTGCCCGTGAGAAACGCCACCAGGCTCGAGGTGAGCCCCAGGGCCTTGTGGGTACTCAGTCCACTGCAGCAAAGGTCGAAGAGTCCCCCGACTCTCCTGTTTCTGGGGATACTCCCCTGAGTTCCCCTGCTGCTGGCACTTCCCAGGAGCCTCAGGGATCCCCAGCCACTAGCTCTCCTGCTGCAGGTGTTTCACGCCGGAGATCTAATGTAGGTGCCAAGGGCCAAgttgagaaaagtaaaaattcctCTCGGGCCTCAACTTCCCCTGAGAGTGCTCGCAAAGATCTTCTAACCAGGAAGGTGGGGATGTTGATGCAGTTCCTGCTAGAAAAGCATACCATGAGGGCACCCATTATGAGGGCAGACATGCTGAAGATCGTCAACAAAAGGTACAGGGAGCACTTCCCTGAGATCCTCAGGAGAGCCTCCGAGTGCATGGAGCTGGTCTTTGGCCTAGAATTGAAGGAAGTCAAGCCAGGCGGTCACTCCTATATCCTCATCAGCAGCCTGGACCTCACCAGTGATGGCAGCGTGAGCAGTGGCAGGGGCTTCCCTAAGAATGGGCTTCTCATGCCTCTCCTGAGTGTGATCTTCTTGAGCGGCAACCGAGCCTCTGAGGAGGATATTTGGGAATTCCTGAATATCTTGGGCATCTCTGATGGAAGGAGGCATTTAGTCTTCGGGGATCCCAGGAAGCTCATCACCCAAGATTTGGTTCAGGAAAAGTACCTGGAGTACCGCCAGGTGGCCAACAGTGATCCTCCACGCTACGAGTTCCTGTGGGGCCCGAGAGCCCATGCTGAGACCAGCAAGATGAGAGTCCTGGAGTTTTTGGCCAAGGTTCATGATACCGTCCCCAGTGCCTTCCCATTCCATTATGAAGAGGCTCTGCGAGATGAGGAAGAGCGAGCCCGAGCCCGAGCTGCAGCTGGGGCTGCCTCTACTTCCAAGGCCGGTGCGCGTTCCCAGGCCAAGTCCAGCCATTCGTCTCCTCCCTAGAGAGGGCAGAGGCAGATTCTTTGCTTTGTAGTTGATGAGGGCTGCCAACTTTTAAGTAGAGGCTAAGGTGGGGTTGGAGAGGCCATAACAtatcttctttgttttcctgttttacaCTGGTAGCTTACAAATGTAGTTCCTTTCAATAGAATGTTTATTTAGATTCAGGATCCATGTTTATAAATGACACGGATCACACATTGTCGTTTATCAGATTTAAGAGTaagagttttgttgttgtgtAATAAAGCTTGATAATCCTTATATCTTCTTTGAGTTCCAGAACAAGATAATATGGCTTTGGAATGGGGGTTTTCTTAAGAGTAAGAGTTTTGGTGTTgtgtaataaaacttgaaaatccTTGCATCTTCTTTGGGTTCCAGAACAAGATAATATGGCTTAGAATGGGGATTTTTCTTGGAAATATGAAAGAACTAGCAAAAATATAGCTgtggtttaaaaatagaaacaaagtaaaatgtaGGTAAATCTTGgtttgttctcttcatttttgtctttctctttgtaaAATTCAAGGATATATACCTGGATGTCCTTAACTTATTCAAGAatgcagataaaattaaatagtaataaattaCATTCCTTGCTCTGTGCCCCATTTATTCTTATCATTAATTGAGCATCTGGTCTTTGGAAGGTTGTATGTTAGTGGTGATGATGCTAAGGATAAGGAAGACCCTGCTTGTAGATTTTTAGAGTTTAAGAGCAGTTATTACATAAGGACGATGGTGTGATGAACTCTAACATGTAAGACAAGTTTgaaaaaaagcaatgagaaaaggGGGCATGTGAGAGCAGTGACGTATAAATTCTCTGAAGCAGGACATTTAGGGGTCTTCTCTGTGGCATAGTTGCCATTCAAGAAGACAGCACTGCAGTCTCTGACATCTCCtggacccaaaaaaaaaaaaaaaaaaattcccagaaatgAGGGTAGTTTCTTCTGGTGtgaaaaaaagcataataataactaccatttattaaaaacccACTATTTGCCGGtcactgtgccaggtgctttgTATACATTACATATGTTCCAACAGTCCTACAGGACAGGACTTCTCCAACCCACTTGGCAGATGAAGAACTTGAAATATTCTCAAGTTCGCATAGCTGGTAAAGTGACAGAACCAGGGGTAGAGTCTGGTCTGATTCCTCTGGAGCCCACGCTGTTCCACTCCTCCTGGCCTGAGGCCAACCTCGAGTCTCTTAATTACTTTCTCTTTTCACTATTCCATGATGGCTCTCAGGCAATGAAAGAAGGACCCTGTGGCCGACGTACTAAAAGCAGGTCTGAAGAAGGAAGGTGCAAATGAAAAGCACAATTTGGGGATTGTTCATGGGGTTCATTTTCCTAGGGTCCTCCTGCCCCTCGCCCCAGGGTCCCTTGAGAGCTGGCTCTGCTCTGGTCTCAGCACTTGTGTCCAGTCTCCAGTCCCAGCACTTCCCTGCAtgacagctccctcccctgggacTTCCCCACTGGGCATTTTTGTCCAAACTGGGACCTGACCTGCTGGCCAGCTCTCCTCTGTGTGCTCCTCTGGAGGCTGCACCTGCTCCTGGTGGAACAGACAGCCCATATCCCCTACTCTCTCCTGACTTAGAGCTTTGCAgctcccatccctccccctgaccccccccccaccgcaacTGATTCTGACAgtgagggtttgtttgtttgtttgtttaaagattatttatttatttatttatttgacagagagagagagacagccagcgagagagggaacacaagcagggggggtgggagaggaagaagcaggctcccagcagaagagcccaacgtgggctcgatcccagaactccgggatcatgccctgagctgaaggcagacactcaacgactgagccacccaggcacccttctgaCAGCGAGGTTTAGACACCTCATCTCCCCCGGGTGCTTCCACCTCACTCtcaaagtttgtgtgtgtgtgtgtgtgtgtgtgtgtgtgtgtgtgtgtgtgcgcgcgcgcgcgtgcgcatgTATTTTGCCAAATCAGCTAGTAGGTAAACTGATTTGGCATGGAATCTACAGGGCCTTTGTTTATAACTCTGAGGCTGGAGAGGCCTTTCTTTGGAAACGACCTGATATTTGCAGTAGGATTTTAATGGAGTATCCTACTTGAATGTGGCCACTGAATCCACACACTGATGAGTGAACTTAACTAAGTGGTCAAGGACCAAAGTCTCCCTCCTAAGTGGTAGATGAGGAAGGACCGAGGAAATCACTGTGCAACCAAATGTCTACTGAGGCTGAATTTCTAAAAGCCCATCTTGGAGTCCTTAGACATGCAGACtttcaataaaaaggaaaaagaattcccCATTCTTCCAGTGAATCTTGTCTGTATCTGCCCCAGGGAAATGCTGTTTTTACAGTGTGCTTAATGGCACCTGTTCAGGTATTCAGGCGAGCTCAGTCAGGTGGTGGGTAGCCATAATTTTGACTGTGCGCCAAAAGGTAGGAGAAAATTCTCAGCCTACTGAGATTATACAGGTTATTGCAAATGACCATGCAGAAAGGTGCTGTTGAGGGACAAGGGGTGAGCTTTCTCTGCTAAGATTTGCAGGGTCCTTTTGAAAATTAGATATAGTCTTATATTCGAAAACTCTGTTTCATTGTATGCAGTAGAAAAATAATTGATGAATTTCAGGGTAAATTTAGCCTTCTCAGAAACTCCTCCAAGAAGGAAACAGGTTGTTGTTAGAACTAATTACTACAGTTGCTCTTGACTGAGCACCTACAACGTAGGAGTGATTCCATCCCCAGTCCACTTAAAGTTGGGAAGGGTCGTATGACTAACCCCTACCACTGATATATGAGTAGAAGCATGTTTTTCACCTCCAGGCCAAGGCACGTGACAGCCAGTATGCCActtccatgctctctcttccATTCAGCGGCAAACATGGGAAGCCTATGTTGAGATGTGGAACCACATGATGGAGACAGCCTGGATCTCTGGGTCACCTGACAGCGTGAGTCTGCCAACCCCCATCAGGTTTTATGTACGTAAGAAAGTTCTTGTGTTAAGCCATTCAGATTTCAGGTTTTCTCTGTTGCACCAGGTGGTAGTAACTTTGAGTAATACGCAACTGCTTTTTCTGTTGTTAGGCTCTTTTAAACATTTGTCATTAGACAAAGCTAATAGTAGTGTGTATAGTCTTATTATACAAAGTTCTAACACCGGTCAATTacagtctccccccccccattatagCATTCTTCCAAATTTCAACcccgttttctttttttaatttataataattttttattatattatgttagtcaccatacagtacatccctagtttttgatgtaaagttccataattcattacttgcgtataatacccagtgcaccatgcagtatgtgccctccttaatacccatcaccggcctatcccaatcctctacccccctcccctctgaagccctcagtttgtttcccagagtccatagtctctcgtggtttgttccctcttctgtttatcccccctttcttcttccctttcttctactgatcttcctacttcttatgttccataagtgagtgaaaccatatgataattgtctttctctgcttgacttattttgcttagcattatctcctccagtcccgtccatgttgcagcaaatgttgagaaattgttctttttgatggctgagtaatattccattgtatatatggaccacagcttcttaatccagtcatctgttgaagggcatctcggctccttccacaatttagctattgtggacaatgctgctatgaacattggggtgcatagggcccttctcttcactacgtctgtatctttggggtaagtacccagtagtgcaattgctggatcatagggtagctcaattgttaactttttaagggacctccacactgttttccaaagtggctataccaacttgcattcccaccaacaatgtaggagggatcccctttctccacatcctctccaacatttgttgtttcctgccttgtcaatgttcaaaatcatcagccatcagggaaattcaaatcaaccCATTTTCAAAAGTAACCACAATGAACTGGTGTGTGTCATTTTAAAGCTGATTTGAGGCTTTTTCATACACAGATGTACTGTAAAAATATAGAGTTTTTTTTGCATACATAGGCAACAATGTGTATATTGTTCTGTAAATGATCTTACAACTTAATGAAGTAAATACAGGATCTTTCCATGACAGCTCATATAAGGCCTGCCTCACTTTCTAAAACTGCTCTATCACCATTAGAAAaactcccagcctccctctctccgGTCCTGGCAACCGACAGCAGGAAGCAGAACCATGTTAGGCAGCCTGTAGATCCGTGGGGACAAGTGGCTGCTCTGTTAAGATGCTGAGTTTTGTGGCTGTTCATTAGGCACAAGAAGTTTACTAATAGGTATGTGAAGGATTAGCAGTGGTTACAAATCattcatatttgaatttttaatctttttttctacaGGTATCACATAttgtccttaaaaatattttaaaggtttagaaaaactttaaaaggCATGAGAAATTCCAATTATAGATGTTagggaaacatttaaaatgggaaaaataatttataaaacaagagTTAAATGACATAATAATTCCAcctataaaataccaaaaaaaattgcATTACTCATAGACTGTTCTCTCTCAAGATGGCAgattaacaaagagaaaatttatatCAAAGTCCTGCTAGTTCATGGCTTTCTACATAGTTCATGGAGCATATTTATCTCACACCATCTAGAAAAGCATTATGCAGTACACAGGAGCATGGGGTTCTAGAGCTAGACAGTTGGTGTTCGAATCCCAGCTgtaccatttactagctgtgtgatcttgaataAATTACTTGACCACTCTGAGcatcttttctcatctgtaaaattgggatgATAATAGCACCTCACTATTTCaaggattattttgaggattaaatataaGGCATTCAGAACAGAGCCCACAAATTCACGAgcattatgtatatattaactattattttattatcaaaacATTTTgctgagttttcattttttatgttgaGTTAATTAACCTTTAATACAGTGAGAATATGAACCCTATAGATAACCTTAACacttaaaaaccaaaatgtagAAATATAATCTCTGAGAATTATCTCACATCTGGAGTCCCTAAAACACTATAAGAGTATTCTCATTAATGTCATTAAAAATAGTTACATACTGTTTAAGTACTGGCTGTGGTTATCAGGTACTTCATTCCCCATTTGTGTAGGATAACTGAggtgcagggtgcctgggtggctcagtcagttaagcatctgccttcggctcgggtcatgatcccagggtcctgcaattgagccccgcatcaggctccctgctcagcaggaagtctgcttctccctttccctccgcccctccctatccccccccccattctctctctctctctctctctcaaataaataaaacctttttttaaaaaaaaagggtaaatgAGGTGCTTCAATAgagagacattttattttctgtcattaGTAAATAGCTAAGAAGAACTGAGGAACTTGGCTTTTACCACATCTTGGACTAAGTAAGACTTAAGAAGAGTTTAGTATCCAAGGATAcctctgaatttgttttttataaatctGAGAAAGTTCTGGTTATCTATTTTGAGAGTAATATGGAAGAAGGACTGAAGCACATTGGAAATGCTAATATTCAGAGCCTTGTTTTCatgcatattttgtattttaagtgatttttaaactgaatttttcCAAGCTggaacattttataattattacccTCATaagatgtttcatttttatttatacaaatatttggAATCTATGACTAAATGTGTGCATTTGGGTCAGTTGGACTACCACTATTATGCGTCCATGCACTTTTGGAATTTGGCATTctcctttttcaaataaaatgcacatatatcTGGCACAGCTTCCTACTTGACTCTACTATTGTGCCTTATGTAAAATTACATTTAGTTTGCTTCTCCTTGGTTAGAATCAATAATGTCagtcgtggggcgcctgggtggcacagcggttaagcgtctgccttccgctcagggcgtgttcccggcgttatgggatcgagccccatatcaggctcttccgctatgagcctgcttcttcctctcccactccccctgcttgtgttccctctctcgctggctgtctctatctctgtcaaataaataaataaaatctttaaaaaaaataatgtcagtCGTATTTATGTCCtgaaataatatgtatttcttgTCTAGCCACATTGTAGGTTAAATAGACTGTAGGATCCAGCCTGGAAAACTAATCatcctttgttatttctttccagtCAGGAAAGGGCAGCCAGAATTCTAAACGATCAACTTTAGAACTAAATATATAGGATAAAAGTTGTTTAGAAATTGAGATCTCTTGCATTAagggaaaaatattaatagtCCTCTTCTTGCAAGACAAATGGAGAACTCAGGCAAAGACAATCAGTATTTGTATCATCTCAAGATTTCGAGTCAAACTATGAGTATAATATACTGTAATGTGTATATGTGTTGTGATGTCAATTTCCAGTTCAAGTTAACTCTACTGGCTTTATTAATCTGACAAACACATTTGTTAGCTAAACCCCAAAGACATTGCAGGATCTTGTCAGACTGTTGTAACTGAAACCCCCTAAAGTGTTTGGACTTATTGGCTTAATTCCACATCTGGAAATCTACAGCAAGTTCTCTTTTCTGGAACTTTGGAACAGTGTAGATGATACTGTTGTGACTGTTCTCTGCTTAATGTGCTACTGCTTTGGCTTTTGTATTAGTCATGATTGGCTAGGGTCAAATTAATCCTGAAATCTCAGTGTGATACAGTCGAGGTATATTTCTTGAGGATGCTACATGTTCAGTGGATATGGGTGAGGGAAGCATATTAGGGCTTGTTCTGGGACTTGCCTACTCACTGAGGCAGGGGAGAGTGGCCAGAAAGTCTCTAAGGGGCTTTTCTCTGATTCAGGGAAGCCTATTACTTCCTTTCCTATTCCATTGGCTAAAACTAGTCACATGTCCTTGATTAGCTTAAGGGAGTCTGAAAAATGGAGCTTTCCATGTGCCTAAGTAGAAATATGGAATTGGATTTGGTGAGCATAGCACTCTCTCTCCTAGAGCTTTCAAGACACTACCCTGTCCTGTTCTTCTTCTACCTCTCagactttttttcctccatctcctCAATGGACTTCTTCTTTACATCACCCCTTATACATTGGTGTTCCTCAAGTTACCATTTCCAGTCCACAATTCTTTCTCTCCACAACTACCCCAGGTAATTTCATTTACTCTAGCAATTCTAACTACCAGCTATGTGATGCTAACTTCCGTATCTATTATCCCACATTCTGACCTACCCACAAAGCCTTAACCACAGATCTAACTATGATTGGTTCATAGCTATCTCAAATTCAGTGTGGCAAAATATAAACTCATTATTTTCTCCCAAAACTCCTCCTCCTGTATTCTTTGTCCCAGGCAGTGGCAGCACCAGATTACCAAGTCTAGATTCCTCCCTATCATTCCTATCC containing:
- the LOC113265806 gene encoding melanoma-associated antigen B1-like, yielding MPRGQKSKLRAREKRHQARGEPQGLVGTQSTAAKVEESPDSPVSGDTPLSSPAAGTSQEPQGSPATSSPAAGVSRRRSNVGAKGQVEKSKNSSRASTSPESARKDLLTRKVGMLMQFLLEKHTMRAPIMRADMLKIVNKRYREHFPEILRRASECMELVFGLELKEVKPGGHSYILISSLDLTSDGSVSSGRGFPKNGLLMPLLSVIFLSGNRASEEDIWEFLNILGISDGRRHLVFGDPRKLITQDLVQEKYLEYRQVANSDPPRYEFLWGPRAHAETSKMRVLEFLAKVHDTVPSAFPFHYEEALRDEEERARARAAAGAASTSKAGARSQAKSSHSSPP